A stretch of the Bdellovibrio sp. 22V genome encodes the following:
- a CDS encoding RNA methyltransferase, with translation MSETPYVPRLAIGLVHHPVRDRLQKTVATNITNFDIHDIARAATVFGVEKYYIIHPMQEQLMFVERVLDHWRTGQGSKFNPMRKTALGVVKTAESVESALADWGAPDCLTIATTARTEWAQRKFSFAELRHEMHVEKKPVFMLFGTGFGMTEGLIRSCSGVLESIRGAPPNDYRHLSVRSAVSICLDRVMGPW, from the coding sequence ATGAGTGAGACACCCTACGTACCTCGCCTGGCAATTGGACTGGTTCACCATCCCGTGCGCGATCGTTTGCAGAAAACGGTGGCGACTAACATCACGAACTTCGACATTCATGACATCGCCCGGGCGGCGACTGTGTTTGGAGTGGAAAAATATTACATTATCCATCCCATGCAAGAGCAGCTCATGTTTGTAGAGCGGGTTTTGGATCATTGGCGAACAGGGCAGGGATCGAAGTTCAATCCCATGCGAAAAACCGCTTTAGGCGTCGTTAAAACTGCCGAAAGTGTGGAGAGCGCTTTGGCGGACTGGGGTGCCCCGGATTGCCTTACGATCGCAACAACAGCCCGTACGGAATGGGCGCAAAGAAAGTTCAGCTTTGCAGAGTTGCGTCATGAAATGCATGTGGAAAAGAAGCCCGTTTTTATGCTATTTGGTACTGGTTTCGGTATGACAGAAGGCTTGATTAGGTCTTGCTCTGGAGTCTTAGAGAGTATTCGAGGGGCTCCCCCTAATGATTACCGCCATCTTTCTGTGAGATCGGCAGTAAGTATCTGTCTTGACCGCGTAATGGGTCCATGGTAG
- the rplS gene encoding 50S ribosomal protein L19 — protein MAKETNLVRRVSVKAANKNIQTFDSGDTVNVFVKVKEGEKERVQLYKGIVTKIQGSGAAKSFTVRKISAGVGVERTFPFSSPALDKVEVVTTGKVRRSKLYYLRALEGKAAKIESELVSSKAE, from the coding sequence ATGGCTAAAGAAACAAACCTCGTTCGTCGCGTTAGTGTTAAAGCTGCTAACAAAAACATTCAAACTTTCGACTCTGGTGATACTGTTAACGTATTCGTTAAAGTAAAAGAGGGTGAGAAAGAGCGCGTTCAGCTTTACAAAGGTATCGTAACTAAGATCCAAGGATCTGGTGCTGCGAAATCATTCACAGTTCGTAAAATCTCTGCAGGCGTTGGCGTTGAAAGAACATTCCCGTTCTCAAGCCCAGCTCTTGATAAAGTTGAAGTAGTAACTACTGGTAAAGTACGTCGCTCTAAACTTTACTACCTTCGTGCATTGGAAGGTAAAGCTGCTAAGATCGAATCTGAATTGGTTAGCTCCAAAGCAGAATAG
- the rimM gene encoding ribosome maturation factor RimM (Essential for efficient processing of 16S rRNA), whose translation MKLVGKVREAHGLKGDLYVIIPSGDISWAKRMKSFALKAKDAEELETFEVERTKPFKKGLIVKAKEVTDRTMAESLEHMEFHIEDDLLISKPGETIFLSEIKNFKLKDPEQKLLGEIVAFSSNGVQDLLVVEAGGKKVEVPFVDAFIKKIDFKHQTVIMDLPEGLFDLENA comes from the coding sequence ATGAAATTAGTAGGAAAAGTTCGCGAAGCGCACGGTCTTAAAGGAGATCTTTACGTTATCATCCCTTCCGGTGATATCTCTTGGGCAAAGCGCATGAAAAGTTTTGCGTTGAAAGCGAAAGACGCGGAAGAACTGGAGACTTTTGAAGTGGAAAGAACGAAGCCTTTTAAAAAAGGTCTTATCGTTAAAGCCAAAGAAGTCACAGATCGCACAATGGCAGAGTCGTTGGAGCACATGGAGTTCCATATCGAAGACGACCTTTTGATTTCTAAGCCTGGCGAAACAATTTTTCTCTCGGAAATTAAGAATTTCAAATTGAAGGATCCCGAGCAAAAACTTTTGGGCGAGATCGTGGCGTTTTCTTCCAATGGTGTGCAAGATCTTTTGGTTGTTGAAGCCGGCGGGAAAAAAGTGGAAGTGCCTTTCGTGGACGCTTTCATCAAAAAAATCGATTTCAAACACCAGACTGTCATCATGGATTTGCCTGAAGGTCTTTTCGATCTAGAGAATGCTTAA
- the lptD gene encoding LPS assembly protein LptD, which produces MLQSWIFLFLFLVVSVFAGTPLWAAEPTAKIHGILINADSMYRDSEKELAELEGNVQIVFQGQHIRSDKARVHLRSRQVELFGNVEIMDAKNTIVGDQVFLDYENNTGVIYNGFVQSGSIMFSGSLLQKVGESEYIVSSADYTACANCPPSWSFSGTTVRAELGGYAYIKNAVLRFADIPVFWFPYLIVPLKSDRQSGLLTPSFESSDKGGFTLSQPYFWAISRNTDATFTLKNYAKRGNKGLLEYRYVLDENSSGTLNTGTIYDNSFAEDSRLNTFRPESEKDTVIDRWFVKYDHYFEMPNDFVHRAEINLASDLQYPKDFPLETLNHGDSAMENRMSFTQNSKDTHWSVDSSYYVNLLNANPLASNDDAVHRVPELRFAQAQKNIGNTNFIYNIDLNYVDFARAGIAYDDMTYTTLPNGQRIGYIKNTCNSPNWEDDPNCKRIYDGTYDPDTDIIRTGQRLDFRPALYYPVKVSDGLDILPKLSYRETHYNFNVGDEKNYVRRYLRTELAGRMNFSRVYGDLVSSKATRYKHEIIPEVSYTNIPWIEQANHPFFGPGNVDDAPYSSRDSINDGDVASDYRVQFDYNDRVYDRNLVTVGLINKVTEKRWVGDRPEYRQIGYLKLAQSYDATQEGSSGREPWSDINATLDVRLDRFQTYSILNYYPYQNVTNISSRVRVMNEKGQFGQVQLTRQYKITPGQPVDTDNRTEDYTFSAGFISRHINLMGKLVYDANWAASGSEDKIKSWAYIAQFKPPGDCLIITLIQDQVTGGDTNLKLNFEFTFDGVPKPALPPEALDTYGF; this is translated from the coding sequence GTGCTTCAGAGCTGGATCTTCTTGTTTTTATTCTTAGTCGTGTCTGTTTTTGCAGGCACTCCCCTATGGGCTGCCGAACCCACGGCGAAGATCCATGGTATTTTGATCAATGCCGACAGTATGTACCGCGATTCCGAAAAAGAACTGGCCGAACTTGAAGGCAACGTGCAAATCGTTTTCCAAGGACAGCACATTCGTTCCGACAAAGCCCGCGTGCATTTGCGTTCTCGCCAAGTTGAACTTTTCGGCAATGTTGAAATCATGGATGCCAAAAACACCATTGTCGGCGATCAAGTGTTCTTGGATTATGAAAACAACACTGGTGTCATTTACAACGGCTTTGTGCAATCCGGCTCGATCATGTTCTCGGGATCTCTTTTACAGAAAGTGGGAGAGTCCGAATACATCGTGAGTTCCGCCGATTACACAGCCTGTGCGAACTGTCCGCCAAGCTGGAGTTTTTCAGGAACGACTGTTCGCGCGGAATTAGGCGGTTATGCTTATATCAAAAACGCCGTCTTGCGTTTTGCCGACATCCCCGTTTTTTGGTTTCCCTATCTGATCGTTCCCTTGAAGAGTGATCGTCAATCGGGTCTTTTAACTCCCTCTTTCGAGTCTTCTGACAAAGGGGGTTTCACACTTTCACAACCCTACTTCTGGGCGATTTCCCGCAACACCGATGCCACGTTTACCCTCAAAAATTACGCGAAACGTGGTAACAAGGGTCTTCTTGAATACCGCTATGTTTTGGATGAAAACTCCAGCGGGACTTTGAATACAGGAACGATCTACGACAACTCTTTTGCCGAAGATTCCCGCCTTAATACCTTCCGTCCTGAATCCGAGAAAGACACGGTCATTGATCGTTGGTTTGTGAAGTACGATCACTACTTTGAAATGCCCAATGACTTTGTTCATCGTGCCGAGATCAATCTTGCGAGCGACTTGCAATATCCTAAGGACTTCCCGCTTGAAACTTTGAATCACGGGGACTCGGCGATGGAAAACCGCATGTCTTTCACGCAGAATTCGAAAGACACGCATTGGAGCGTGGATTCCTCTTACTACGTAAATCTTTTGAATGCGAACCCGTTGGCGAGCAATGACGATGCCGTTCATCGCGTGCCTGAATTGCGTTTTGCTCAAGCACAAAAAAATATCGGCAACACAAATTTCATTTACAACATTGATTTGAACTATGTGGATTTTGCGCGTGCGGGTATCGCTTATGATGACATGACCTACACGACATTGCCCAATGGTCAGCGCATCGGTTACATCAAAAATACTTGCAACAGCCCGAACTGGGAAGACGACCCGAACTGTAAACGCATTTACGACGGCACCTACGACCCTGACACCGATATCATTCGCACAGGACAACGTCTCGATTTCCGCCCTGCTCTTTACTATCCGGTGAAGGTGTCAGATGGCTTGGATATTTTACCGAAACTTTCTTATCGCGAAACCCATTATAATTTTAACGTTGGTGACGAGAAAAACTACGTACGCCGTTATCTGCGCACCGAACTTGCGGGCCGCATGAACTTCAGCCGCGTGTACGGAGACCTCGTCAGTTCCAAAGCCACCCGCTACAAACACGAAATCATTCCTGAGGTGTCGTACACCAACATTCCTTGGATTGAGCAAGCAAATCACCCTTTCTTCGGCCCTGGCAATGTCGACGATGCTCCCTACTCTTCACGTGACAGCATCAATGACGGCGACGTCGCCAGTGATTATCGCGTGCAATTTGATTACAACGACCGCGTTTACGATCGCAATCTTGTGACCGTCGGTCTTATCAACAAAGTCACCGAAAAACGCTGGGTTGGAGATCGCCCGGAATATCGTCAGATCGGTTATTTAAAACTTGCCCAGTCGTACGACGCCACTCAAGAAGGCTCGAGCGGACGCGAGCCTTGGTCCGACATCAATGCGACACTCGATGTGCGCTTAGATCGTTTTCAAACTTATTCTATTTTAAATTATTATCCTTATCAGAACGTCACGAACATTTCTTCACGTGTGCGTGTGATGAATGAAAAAGGCCAATTCGGGCAAGTGCAACTGACTCGTCAGTATAAAATCACTCCCGGTCAGCCTGTGGATACAGACAACCGCACGGAAGACTATACGTTTTCGGCGGGTTTCATTTCCCGTCATATCAACTTGATGGGAAAGCTCGTTTACGATGCGAACTGGGCCGCTTCAGGCTCTGAAGATAAAATCAAATCGTGGGCATATATCGCGCAATTCAAACCACCTGGAGACTGCTTGATCATCACTTTGATTCAAGACCAAGTCACTGGCGGGGATACGAACTTGAAACTTAATTTCGAGTTTACATTCGATGGCGTGCCGAAACCGGCGTTGCCGCCAGAAGCTCTCGACACTTACGGATTCTAG
- a CDS encoding DsbA family protein: MKTTASKNNYLLLAIIATLVAIGVHTYLTQHYYGIKFGIAEGDSVCNISEVMNCDAVTASKFSAFLGVPIALWGAATNLILLYFLLVTRFNLVQDPAKTSRYAFLLSSVTVLASVVMGAISLTAMSNICIFCVSAYVLSLIGFFGIWKGAEDLSVSNLKEDIKDIFVSERWVAGFLLAIPALAFLGNIMYLESHGLTEIEKVTKERVAYWQVAPVQEFDPNAGLVLQTGTGEPKMTIVEFADFRCPHCKHAAPSLHAFTKSHPDVKLIFKPFPLDGTCNEAMRGGGDGISCGLAAAVMCAEKMDKKGWATHDYFFENQMQIIQMQNLDENLEDAAKSVGLPLEDLKTCVKSPETLELIRKMAKEGEVAKIQGTPTVFVNGKWLNGGQLIPVLEGAYKTLK; the protein is encoded by the coding sequence ATGAAAACTACAGCCAGCAAAAACAACTATCTTCTTCTTGCGATTATTGCGACTTTGGTAGCTATCGGAGTCCACACTTATCTTACGCAGCACTACTACGGCATCAAGTTCGGTATCGCTGAAGGGGACTCCGTCTGTAACATCAGCGAAGTGATGAATTGCGATGCTGTGACAGCCAGCAAGTTTTCGGCATTCCTCGGTGTACCTATCGCACTTTGGGGAGCCGCAACCAACCTCATCCTTCTTTACTTCTTGCTGGTCACTCGCTTTAACCTTGTTCAAGATCCTGCGAAGACATCTCGTTACGCGTTCTTGCTTTCTTCCGTCACAGTTTTAGCTTCCGTTGTTATGGGCGCGATCAGCTTGACCGCTATGAGCAACATCTGCATTTTCTGCGTTTCCGCGTACGTTCTTTCTCTGATCGGCTTCTTCGGAATCTGGAAAGGGGCTGAAGACCTCTCCGTTTCCAATCTTAAAGAAGACATCAAAGACATCTTTGTCAGCGAAAGATGGGTGGCAGGATTTCTTTTGGCGATTCCAGCTTTGGCCTTCCTTGGAAATATTATGTACCTTGAAAGCCATGGTCTGACGGAAATCGAAAAAGTCACCAAAGAGCGCGTGGCTTACTGGCAAGTCGCTCCGGTTCAAGAGTTTGATCCTAATGCAGGACTGGTTCTGCAAACCGGCACAGGCGAACCAAAAATGACGATTGTGGAGTTTGCTGACTTCCGCTGCCCGCACTGTAAACACGCAGCCCCTAGCCTTCACGCTTTCACAAAAAGTCATCCTGATGTGAAACTGATCTTCAAACCATTCCCTCTTGACGGAACGTGCAACGAAGCTATGCGTGGTGGCGGCGACGGCATCTCTTGCGGATTGGCCGCAGCGGTTATGTGTGCTGAGAAAATGGACAAAAAAGGCTGGGCTACACACGACTACTTCTTTGAAAACCAAATGCAGATCATCCAAATGCAAAACTTAGATGAGAACTTGGAAGACGCCGCAAAATCCGTGGGACTTCCTCTTGAAGACCTTAAGACTTGCGTGAAATCTCCAGAGACTCTGGAGCTTATCCGCAAAATGGCAAAAGAAGGCGAAGTGGCGAAGATTCAAGGGACGCCCACTGTTTTTGTTAACGGCAAATGGTTGAACGGAGGACAATTGATCCCCGTTCTTGAAGGCGCCTATAAAACTTTAAAGTAA
- the ffh gene encoding signal recognition particle protein, which produces MFENLSDKIMASLKKVRGQNKITEANIEDVIKEIRLSLLEADVNFKVVKIFIDKVKAKALGAEVLQNVNPGQMFVKIVHDELVNVLGGGAVDINVRENPSVIFLVGLQGAGKTTSAAKLSLYIRQKLGKKPGLVPADIYRPAAIDQLQTLGRQNNIPTFPTQAGMKPEEILEKSKQWARDNMVDVVIVDTAGRLQIDDELMGELGRLKEIWTPQEILLVADAMLGQQSVNVAEGFHKRLSLTGLILTKVDGDARGGAALSIREVTGIPIKFLGVGEKVSALEVFHPDRLAGRILDMGDVLSLVEKAQEVIDEKSARDSAKKIMKNEFTLEDFLTQIQQLKKMGGFETILKFLPGMGDLSKQLKNMTPPDAEMKKIEAIIRSMTLQERHNHKLLNASRRQRIAKGSGTQVQDVNKLIKQFEDAKKMMGGLMKMGMGRGGMKFPF; this is translated from the coding sequence ATGTTTGAGAATTTATCTGATAAAATCATGGCAAGTCTTAAAAAGGTGCGTGGTCAGAACAAGATCACGGAAGCCAATATTGAAGACGTTATCAAAGAAATTCGACTCAGCCTTCTTGAAGCCGATGTGAACTTCAAAGTGGTTAAAATCTTTATTGATAAGGTGAAAGCCAAAGCCTTAGGCGCGGAAGTTCTTCAAAACGTCAATCCAGGTCAAATGTTTGTTAAAATCGTTCACGATGAACTTGTGAACGTTCTGGGTGGCGGAGCCGTGGATATTAACGTGCGTGAAAATCCGAGCGTGATTTTCCTCGTGGGCTTACAAGGGGCGGGTAAGACGACTTCGGCGGCGAAGCTGTCTCTGTATATTCGCCAGAAGTTGGGCAAAAAGCCGGGCTTGGTTCCTGCCGATATTTATCGACCTGCAGCGATTGATCAGTTGCAAACTCTCGGTCGTCAAAACAACATCCCCACATTCCCAACACAAGCGGGGATGAAACCGGAAGAGATTTTAGAAAAATCCAAACAATGGGCGCGCGACAACATGGTCGACGTCGTGATTGTCGATACGGCGGGGCGCTTGCAAATCGACGATGAGTTGATGGGCGAGTTGGGACGTCTTAAAGAGATCTGGACTCCGCAAGAAATTCTTCTTGTTGCGGATGCGATGTTAGGTCAGCAGTCCGTGAATGTCGCGGAAGGCTTCCATAAGCGCCTCAGTTTGACAGGTTTAATCTTAACGAAAGTAGACGGGGACGCGCGCGGTGGTGCGGCTTTATCCATTCGTGAAGTGACAGGAATTCCAATCAAGTTCCTCGGTGTGGGCGAGAAAGTTTCCGCGTTGGAAGTCTTCCATCCGGATCGTCTTGCGGGCCGTATTCTTGATATGGGTGACGTTCTTTCTTTGGTTGAAAAAGCGCAGGAAGTGATCGACGAAAAATCGGCACGTGATTCTGCGAAGAAAATCATGAAAAACGAGTTCACTCTGGAGGACTTCCTAACTCAGATCCAACAGCTTAAAAAGATGGGCGGGTTTGAAACGATTTTGAAATTTTTACCGGGAATGGGAGATTTGAGTAAGCAACTCAAAAATATGACTCCGCCGGATGCTGAAATGAAGAAGATTGAGGCGATCATTCGCTCTATGACCCTTCAAGAGAGACACAACCATAAGCTTTTAAACGCTTCGCGTCGTCAAAGAATCGCGAAGGGGAGCGGCACTCAAGTTCAGGACGTGAACAAGCTGATTAAGCAGTTTGAGGATGCAAAAAAGATGATGGGTGGGCTCATGAAGATGGGAATGGGTCGAGGTGGGATGAAGTTCCCATTTTAA
- a CDS encoding ABC transporter permease: MSGFVTIFQREIARFLKVIVQTVVTPFVSSFLYLLIFGVSLGEQMASHQGVSYLAFLIPGLMMMGLINNAFQNSSSSIVSSKFSGDLEDLRVAPITDQEIIWAMSLGAVVRGSLVALITYIVGSAFLWYQQGQWLTVAHPLLTLFFLLVAGLIFGMIGISIAFWATTFDQLSAFSAFILLPLTYLGGVFLSIEHLHPFWQMVSKFNPLLYLINGLRYGILGVSDVNVWTAATISVVGFLFFYVVARWSLKKGSFQRW; this comes from the coding sequence ATGTCTGGCTTTGTCACAATCTTTCAGCGAGAAATCGCACGTTTCCTTAAAGTGATCGTTCAGACGGTTGTCACGCCGTTTGTATCTTCATTCTTATATTTGCTTATTTTCGGAGTTTCCTTAGGCGAACAAATGGCGTCCCATCAAGGGGTCAGCTATTTGGCTTTTTTGATTCCCGGGTTGATGATGATGGGACTTATCAACAATGCCTTTCAAAACTCGTCATCGTCCATTGTGTCTTCTAAATTTTCCGGGGACCTTGAAGATCTGCGCGTGGCACCCATCACAGATCAAGAAATTATCTGGGCTATGAGTTTGGGCGCGGTTGTGCGCGGCTCGTTGGTGGCGTTGATCACGTACATTGTTGGCTCTGCATTTCTTTGGTATCAGCAGGGACAATGGCTGACGGTGGCTCATCCTCTGCTCACTTTGTTCTTCCTTCTTGTGGCGGGACTGATTTTTGGAATGATCGGGATTAGCATCGCGTTCTGGGCGACAACATTTGACCAGCTTTCGGCGTTTTCAGCCTTTATCTTGCTGCCACTGACTTATTTGGGAGGCGTGTTCCTGTCGATCGAACATCTTCATCCGTTCTGGCAGATGGTTTCTAAATTCAATCCTCTCTTGTATCTGATCAACGGACTTCGCTACGGAATTCTGGGTGTGAGTGACGTGAATGTCTGGACCGCAGCCACGATTTCAGTGGTGGGCTTTTTGTTCTTTTATGTTGTCGCACGCTGGAGTCTTAAGAAAGGCTCTTTCCAACGCTGGTAG
- the rpsP gene encoding 30S ribosomal protein S16, which produces MAVVIRLARMGAKHEPKYRITVADSRRYVTGKFLDILGTYIPTPKGNDKKVELDLAKVEEWIKKGAQPTDRVKHVIKLAQAK; this is translated from the coding sequence ATGGCAGTTGTAATTCGTTTGGCTCGTATGGGCGCTAAGCACGAACCTAAATACCGCATCACTGTTGCGGATTCTCGTCGTTATGTAACTGGAAAATTCCTTGATATTCTTGGAACTTACATCCCAACTCCAAAAGGTAACGATAAAAAAGTTGAGCTTGATCTTGCTAAAGTTGAAGAGTGGATCAAGAAGGGTGCTCAGCCTACTGATCGCGTAAAACACGTTATTAAATTGGCTCAAGCTAAATAG
- a CDS encoding YraN family protein codes for MDSEERVLRFYQKAGYEVLAQRVKTPFAEVDLLFKSPDGNILMVEVKTANLAEFHFYRISQKQKNRLFRAMQFLACQFEVLVEIHWAFVTKEGKVTVIEDISG; via the coding sequence CTGGACTCGGAAGAAAGAGTTCTCCGATTTTATCAAAAAGCCGGTTACGAAGTTCTTGCGCAAAGAGTGAAAACACCTTTTGCGGAAGTGGATCTGCTTTTCAAATCTCCTGACGGAAATATTTTAATGGTTGAAGTGAAGACCGCAAATCTTGCGGAGTTTCACTTTTACCGGATATCGCAAAAACAGAAGAATCGTCTTTTCCGGGCGATGCAGTTTCTTGCATGTCAGTTCGAGGTGCTCGTGGAGATCCACTGGGCCTTTGTCACGAAAGAAGGCAAGGTCACAGTGATTGAAGACATCAGTGGTTGA
- a CDS encoding STAS domain-containing protein — MEVKLVLDGDITVVSLSGRIEIEKTQSFKKACLQNFAHKKVVFCMKNLHFVGSSGIQNFFGVLNDLNSKNTFNAKIAGLNPDFQRLFSFSECSHLEVHESIEGALQSF, encoded by the coding sequence ATGGAAGTCAAACTCGTGCTCGACGGTGATATCACTGTTGTGTCTTTGAGCGGTCGTATTGAAATTGAAAAAACACAGTCTTTCAAAAAAGCATGTCTGCAGAATTTTGCCCATAAAAAGGTCGTTTTCTGCATGAAAAACCTCCACTTTGTCGGTTCTTCGGGCATTCAGAATTTCTTTGGAGTTTTGAATGATTTGAATTCTAAAAACACATTCAACGCGAAAATCGCGGGTTTGAACCCGGATTTCCAGCGCCTATTCAGTTTTTCAGAGTGTTCGCACTTGGAAGTGCATGAAAGTATCGAAGGGGCTCTGCAAAGTTTCTAG
- a CDS encoding ribonuclease HII, with amino-acid sequence MVVVSKKISSKKSSVKKSAAKKIVLKKTAKKAKKVEYPKVDWRTYSPMPVIGVDEVGRGCLAGPVYAAAVIFKSEALEDIVTDSKLISEARREEIAEQILKEHQVGIGFATVEEIDELNILQASLLAMKRAVEQLGVQGGHILIDGNMKIPGIVGFEQTTLVKGDLRAAPISAASIVAKVTRDRVMKELGEKYPHYGFEVHKGYSTAVHMQSIVEHGPCIVHRKSFAGVKEYVITEE; translated from the coding sequence ATGGTAGTAGTATCTAAAAAAATCTCTTCAAAGAAATCATCAGTAAAGAAATCCGCAGCGAAGAAGATCGTCTTAAAAAAGACAGCAAAAAAAGCGAAGAAGGTTGAGTACCCGAAAGTGGATTGGCGCACGTATTCTCCAATGCCTGTGATTGGTGTCGATGAAGTGGGACGAGGATGTCTTGCGGGACCGGTCTATGCAGCGGCAGTGATTTTTAAGTCTGAAGCGCTGGAAGACATTGTCACAGATTCAAAGTTGATCTCCGAAGCTCGTCGCGAAGAAATCGCGGAGCAAATTCTCAAAGAACATCAGGTCGGTATCGGTTTCGCAACAGTGGAAGAAATCGATGAGCTTAATATTCTCCAAGCTTCACTCTTGGCGATGAAAAGAGCTGTCGAGCAACTGGGTGTTCAAGGCGGTCACATTTTGATCGACGGCAATATGAAGATTCCGGGAATTGTAGGCTTTGAACAAACGACTTTGGTGAAAGGCGATTTGCGAGCAGCTCCGATCTCGGCGGCGTCTATTGTCGCGAAAGTCACGCGTGACCGTGTGATGAAAGAGTTAGGGGAGAAGTATCCTCACTATGGCTTCGAAGTTCACAAAGGCTACTCCACGGCCGTTCACATGCAAAGCATCGTCGAGCACGGGCCGTGTATCGTCCACCGCAAATCCTTCGCGGGCGTTAAAGAGTACGTTATCACCGAAGAGTGA
- the trmD gene encoding tRNA (guanosine(37)-N1)-methyltransferase TrmD has product MLKIDVITLFPEMIEGAVSHGVLGQALKSDLLVVQAHTPREFASDRHRTVDDRPFGGGDGMIMLPETLEKTIQKVQHKNSKVLYLSPQGKVLTDEKARALSKEEHLVFICGRYGGIDQRIINSFVDEEISVGDYVLSGGELGALIVIDALARFIPGVLGHNESADKDSFSAGLLEHPNFTRPREYLEQEVPEILLSGNHKLIEEWKTKVSALVTLKKRPDLFKEYLQQENEKYQALKKKKTGPPLKELKEFWLSLAEKDRRVLGLDDLSEEDFHE; this is encoded by the coding sequence ATGCTTAAGATTGATGTGATCACTCTTTTTCCTGAAATGATCGAGGGCGCCGTTTCGCACGGAGTTCTCGGGCAGGCATTAAAGAGTGATCTTCTTGTGGTGCAAGCGCACACACCTCGTGAGTTTGCATCAGATCGTCATCGCACAGTGGACGATCGTCCTTTCGGTGGCGGCGACGGCATGATCATGTTGCCTGAGACTCTCGAAAAAACAATTCAAAAGGTGCAACATAAGAATTCCAAGGTCCTTTATCTGTCTCCGCAAGGAAAAGTTCTGACAGACGAGAAAGCCCGTGCGCTTTCCAAGGAAGAGCATCTGGTTTTTATCTGCGGAAGATATGGCGGCATCGATCAGCGGATCATCAACTCGTTTGTTGATGAAGAGATTTCCGTCGGCGATTATGTATTGTCTGGCGGGGAGTTGGGGGCCTTGATTGTTATCGATGCTCTCGCGCGATTTATTCCGGGTGTGCTGGGGCACAATGAATCGGCGGATAAGGACAGTTTCTCTGCAGGCCTCTTGGAGCATCCGAATTTCACGAGACCTCGCGAGTATTTAGAGCAAGAAGTTCCTGAAATCCTTCTTAGCGGCAATCACAAACTTATCGAAGAGTGGAAGACGAAAGTGTCTGCTCTCGTGACGCTGAAAAAACGACCGGATTTATTTAAAGAATATCTTCAACAAGAGAATGAAAAGTATCAGGCTTTAAAAAAGAAAAAGACGGGGCCTCCGCTGAAAGAGCTCAAAGAGTTCTGGCTGAGCTTGGCTGAAAAAGACCGTCGTGTTTTGGGACTTGATGATTTGAGTGAGGAAGACTTCCATGAGTGA
- a CDS encoding KH domain-containing protein, with protein sequence MDSLKDLVEFMAKSLVDKPEKVEVDEIPGQQTTLLALKVDKEDLGKVIGKQGKTAAAMRTIIRAAGTKLNKRYHLDIVE encoded by the coding sequence ATGGATAGCTTGAAAGACCTCGTTGAATTCATGGCGAAGTCCCTTGTGGACAAACCTGAAAAAGTCGAAGTTGATGAAATCCCTGGTCAGCAAACTACTCTTCTTGCTTTGAAGGTTGATAAAGAAGACCTTGGAAAAGTTATTGGTAAGCAAGGAAAGACTGCTGCGGCTATGAGAACAATCATCCGCGCGGCTGGTACTAAGCTGAACAAGCGCTATCACTTAGATATCGTTGAATAG